A window from Sebastes fasciatus isolate fSebFas1 chromosome 22, fSebFas1.pri, whole genome shotgun sequence encodes these proteins:
- the mus81 gene encoding crossover junction endonuclease MUS81, which yields MPASEPVPRVRLGRKRALPSCPNPLFLQWLTELRDEAKEKKLKIQYTYQKAISSLNKYPLPLENAKEAKILQNFGDGICKILDDKLQRYRRDNGSDAPIHSLPEGAPPPGRPDNNSLAPSRKKNAAGDQGKDKGDGGGRGGGRKKKREYVPQKRSGGHAVLLTLYRQSQIPGSKGYMFKMELQTEAQHLCDKSFTVPDLGSKYTAWSSVSTLIQKNFVIKTHNPARYSLTEDGLALAERLESVEPGTKDGPEGDREEARSETEVDEEGEDGGPELVDLTASDDDEEEKEEDRIHTTERPTCVAEPRSEVDVMSFSGKPQNAQPTSRKPNAGCLLPGAYEIILCVDFIETTGGSSHRKQELVKELQRNGVNFDVRKLNVGDFLWVAREKVAPVPGQLRAPEGRELVLDYIIERKRMDDLCGSIIDGRFREQKFRLKRCGLRRPCYLVEECGSAASHLSLPETTLQQAIVNTQVVDGFFVKRVQDVRESAAYLTVMTRYLIKLYQNCTLICRSRELEGDGGSDEEEESGTPSCSLISFAEFNYGAIKNKCQTVKEVFARQLMQVSGLSGDKAAAILEQYSTPHSLLTAYDRCAGEAQKEKLLSSIRYGKLKRNLGPALSRTVYQLYCTQGALS from the exons ATGCCAGCTTCGGAACCGGTTCCACGGGTCCGGTTGGGTCGGAAACGAGCCCTGCCCTCCTGCCCGAACCCGCTGTTCCTCCAGTGGCTCACTGAGCTCCGAGACGAGGCCAAAGAGAAGAAACTGAAGATCCAGTACACCTACCAGAAG GCCATCAGCTCCTTGAATAAGTACCCATTACCGCTCGAAAACGCCAAAGAAGCAAAGATCCTGCAGAACTTTGGAGACGGCATCTGTAAAATACTGGATGACAAACTGCAACGGTACCGTAGAGACAACG GTTCAGACGCTCCTATTCACTCTCTCCCTGAAGGAGCGCCGCCTCCTGGCAGACCGGACAACAACAGCCTGGCTCCCTCCAGAAAG AAGAATGCAGCAGGGGATCAAGGGAAAGAcaaaggagatggaggaggaagaggaggagggaggaagaagaagagggagtaCGTACCCCAGAAGAGGTCTGGGGGTCATGCTGTACTGCTCACACTTTACAGACAGTCGCAG atcCCGGGCAGCAAAGGTTACATGTTTAAGATGGAGCTCCAAACAGAAGCTCAGCATCTCTGCGATAAATCTTTCACTGTC CCGGATCTAGGCAGTAAGTACACGGCCTGGTCGTCAGTGAGCACTCTGATTCAGAAGAACTTCGTGATAAAGACCCACAACCCTGCAAG GTATTCTCTGACAGAAGATGGTCTGGCTTTGGCGGAGCGACTGGAGTCGGTAGAACCAGGGACTAAAGACGGCCCGGAGGGGGACAGAGAGGAGGCTCGAAGTGAGACAGAGGTGGACGAGGAGGGAGAGGACGGTGGTCCCGAGCTTGTGGACCTTACTGCTAGTGATGACGAcgaagaagagaaggaagaagacAGAATACA CACTACAGAGAGGCCGACCTGCGTTGCCGAGCCAAGGAGTGAAGTTGATGTGATGAGTTTTTCAGGAAAACCCCAGAATGCACAGCCAACAAGCAGAAAGCCAAACGCAGGATGTCTTCTACCTGGAGCCTACGAGATTATACTCTGTGTTGACTTCATTGAGACAACCGG cggcagcagccaCCGCAAGCAGGAGCTGGTCAAAGAGCTTCAGAGAAACGGAGTCAACTTCGACGTCAGGAAGCTAAACGTCGGAGACTTCCTGTGGGTCGCTCGAGAAAAGGTTGCACCTGTTCCAG gtcaGCTGCGTGCCCCTGAAGGCAGGGAGCTCGTCCTCGATTACATCAtcgagaggaagaggatggacGACCTGTGTGGCAGCATCATCGATGGACGCTTCAGGGAACAGAAG TTTCGGCTGAAGAGGTGTGGTCTTCGTAGGCCGTGCTATCTCGTAGAGGAGTGTGGGTCGGCGGCCTCCCACCTGAGTTTACCTGAAACGACCCTGCAGCAGGCCATCGTCAACACACAG gtAGTTGATGGCTTCTTTGTGAAGAGAGTCCAGGATGTGAGGGAGTCGGCGGCCTACCTCACCGTCATGACACGATACCTGATTAAACTGTATCag AACTGTACGTTGATCTGTCGCTCCAGAGAGCTGGAGGGTGATGGAGgtagtgatgaagaggaggagagcggGACCCCCTCCTGCTCTCTCATTTCTTTTGCAGAGTTCAACTATGGTGCCATCAAAAACAAG TGTCAGACAGTGAAGGAAGTGTTTGCCAGACAGTTGATGCAGGTCAGCGGTTTGTCTGGAGACAAGGCAGCTGCTATACTGGAGCAATACAGCACTCCTCACAG TCTCCTTACAGCCTATGATCGGTGTGCAGGTGAAGCACAGAAAGAGAAACTCCTCTCTTCCATCCGATATGGGAAGCTCAAAAg gaaCCTGGGTCCAGCTCTGAGCAGAACGGTTTATCAGCTGTACTGTACTCAAGGAGCTCTGTCATAG
- the ovol1a gene encoding putative transcription factor Ovo-like 1a: MPRAFLVKKASVSPGKRNWSEVQDHERGDVYIPASIYPLAVLMMVAEASPAEMTPLCLTKHTPSSDTQTHAELPSSTMLGRPRSPPPSPAGRTDIRRRALRHSTFIRSKIKVTTGELPPDPSALPLPLPPLPTPPSLTPNATVMPVALTTDPDPMEAVSMVTRSTGQSQSLSTPPYACQICQKTFQYQRMLNRHLKCHLDTKRHLCTFCGKGFNDTFDLKRHVRTHTGVRPYKCSLCEKAFTQRCSLESHMKKIHSVTQKYAYKERRNKLYVCEECGLTAGTQDELLIHLHSFHPDSALLKGKPGRRAGGGEGSSPGSPQGADSDDTTGSAGQ; the protein is encoded by the exons ATGCCGAGAGCCTTTCTGGTGAAAAAGGCGAGTGTTTCTCCTGGAAAGAGGAACTGGAGCGAAGTCCAGGATCATGAGAGAGGAGATGTCTACATCCCAG cATCCATCTACCCTTTGGCCGTCCTGATGATGGTGGCCGAGGCCAGCCCCGCCGAGATGACGCCGCTCTGCCTCACCAAACACACCCCCTCCTCCGACACGCAAACGCACGCCGAGCTTCCGTCCAGCACGATGCTGGGCCGACCGCGGAGCCCGCCGCCCTCACCGGCGGGAAGAACCGATATCAGACGGAGGGCGCTGAGACACTCCACCTTCATCCGGTCCAAAATCAAG GTAACTACAGGCGAGTTGCCGCCCGATCcctctgctcttcctcttcctctccctcctcttcccacACCGCCGTCCCTCACTCCAAACGCCACCGTGATGCCAGTCGCCTTGACGACAGACCCCGACCCCATGGAAGCGGTCTCCATGGTGACCAGATCGACAGGTCAAAGTCAGAGTTTGTCGACGCCGCCGTATGCGTGCCAG ATTTGCCAGAAGACCTTCCAGTACCAGCGAATGTTGAACAGACATCTCAAGTGTCACCTCGACACCAAGAGACACCTGTGCACCTTCTGCGGCAAAGGCTTCAACGacacctttgacctcaagagaCACGTTCGCACGCATACAG GAGTCCGTCCTTACAAGTGCAGCCTCTGCGAAAAGGCCTTCACCCAGCGCTGCTCGCTGGAGTCCCACATGAAGAAGATCCACAGCGTCACCCAGAAGTACGCCTACAAAGAGCGACGCAACAAGCTGTACGTCTGCGAGGAGTGCGGCCTCACGGCGGGAACGCAGGACGAGCTGCTGATCCACCTCCACTCGTTTCACCCCGACAGCGCCCTGCTGAAGGGGAAGCCTGGGAGGAGAgccggaggaggagaagggtcGTCTCCAGGCTCTCCTCAGGGCGCTGATAGTGACGACACCACTGGATCAGCAGGCCAGTAG